Proteins from a single region of Desulfosoma sp.:
- a CDS encoding NADH-quinone oxidoreductase subunit M — MMNAANYPILSVTTFLPLLGVVLVCLIPSRHRKAIQWTAFLVTVATFLVSLELYFKFDTTTWQMQFVEDAPWIPQFAIRYQMGIDGISLLLVLLTTFLSAVSVLSTWTAVTERVKGYMASLLLLETGMIGVFCALDFILFYVFWEVMLIPMYFIIGIWGGPRRIYAAVKFFIYTMSGSVLMLVAILVLYFMHYEATGTYSFYILDYHKLGLPANLQILLFLAFAVAFAIKVPMFPFHTWLPDAHVEAPTAGSVILAGVLLKMGTYGFLRFCLPIFPQATVYFVPLILALSLVGIIYGALVSLAQDDVKKLVAYSSVSHLGYCMLGMFALNVDGIKGSLIQMINHGLSTGALFLIVGILYERRHTRLISEYGGIMKVMPIFAFIFLLVAFSSMGVPGTNGFVGELLILIGAFQASLKFGLPATIGLILGAVYLLWTVKRVAYGPITKEENRVLKDMSAREYAYMLPVLLFIFWIGLYPKPFLRTMDASVTHLLESVQTQKTAHAFQHGPVWLQSLFAKVDLEQLTKGQGR; from the coding sequence ATGATGAATGCTGCGAATTATCCCATCCTGTCGGTGACCACGTTTCTCCCCCTTTTGGGCGTGGTCTTGGTCTGCCTGATTCCAAGCCGGCATCGAAAGGCCATTCAATGGACGGCCTTTCTGGTGACCGTGGCCACGTTTCTCGTGTCCTTGGAACTTTATTTCAAGTTCGACACAACCACGTGGCAGATGCAGTTTGTGGAAGATGCTCCCTGGATTCCGCAATTCGCCATTCGGTACCAGATGGGTATCGACGGCATCAGTCTGCTTCTGGTGCTCTTGACCACTTTTCTCTCCGCCGTTTCCGTCTTGTCCACATGGACGGCGGTGACGGAAAGGGTCAAGGGCTATATGGCCTCTCTGCTTCTGCTCGAAACAGGAATGATCGGGGTCTTTTGCGCGCTGGATTTCATTCTGTTTTACGTCTTCTGGGAAGTGATGCTCATTCCCATGTACTTCATCATCGGGATTTGGGGAGGCCCTCGACGCATCTACGCTGCCGTCAAGTTCTTTATATACACCATGTCCGGTAGCGTCCTGATGCTTGTGGCCATACTGGTCTTGTACTTCATGCACTATGAGGCCACTGGAACCTACAGCTTCTACATTCTCGATTACCACAAGCTGGGACTCCCCGCGAACCTTCAGATCCTTCTGTTTCTTGCGTTCGCCGTGGCTTTTGCCATCAAGGTTCCCATGTTTCCGTTCCATACATGGCTTCCCGATGCCCATGTGGAAGCTCCTACGGCGGGCAGTGTTATTCTGGCCGGTGTTTTGCTCAAGATGGGCACCTATGGGTTCCTGCGTTTTTGTCTGCCCATTTTCCCTCAAGCTACGGTGTACTTTGTCCCCTTGATCCTGGCCTTGTCTCTTGTCGGAATTATCTATGGCGCCTTGGTGTCCCTGGCGCAAGACGACGTGAAAAAGCTGGTCGCTTACTCCAGCGTCAGCCACCTTGGCTACTGTATGTTGGGCATGTTTGCACTGAATGTGGACGGCATCAAGGGAAGCCTGATTCAGATGATCAACCATGGGCTGAGCACAGGGGCTTTGTTTTTGATCGTCGGTATCCTGTATGAAAGAAGGCATACAAGGCTCATTTCCGAATACGGCGGTATCATGAAAGTGATGCCCATATTCGCCTTCATTTTCCTGCTGGTGGCGTTCTCGTCCATGGGCGTTCCGGGAACGAACGGGTTTGTGGGTGAACTTTTGATACTTATCGGTGCTTTTCAGGCTTCGTTGAAGTTTGGGCTTCCTGCGACCATCGGGCTGATTCTTGGAGCCGTCTACCTTCTATGGACGGTCAAGAGAGTCGCCTATGGGCCCATTACCAAGGAAGAGAACCGCGTTTTGAAGGACATGTCGGCACGGGAATACGCCTACATGTTACCGGTTTTGCTTTTCATTTTCTGGATCGGGCTTTACCCCAAACCCTTCCTTAGAACCATGGATGCGTCGGTGACCCATCTTCTGGAATCCGTCCAGACACAGAAAACGGCGCATGCTTTCCAACACGGACCGGTGTGGCTGCAAAGTCTTTTTGCCAAAGTCGATCTTGAACAGCTGACAAAGGGCCAAGGGCGGTAA
- a CDS encoding NADH-quinone oxidoreductase subunit N: protein MEQVMSTISLSAIAPELVLVACGLIVLMIQAVVGRRYPDSFAYVSLLGVAAALVLVWKQPEPFEARSVAYFFCDMWVVDNFSRFFKIIFLLGTGLTVLISIKYLHNEAMQHSEYYALILMCTVGMMVMASAVELITIFLGVELMSLSLYALAGYTRTRMLSNEAAIKYFILGSFASGFLIYGIALIYGTTGTSLVPEVAKYITQAGGAAAILVMGMALLIIGFGFKTASVPFHMWAPDVYEGAPAPVTGFMSAGPKAAAFAAFVRIFMEGLPQLETDWVMVIWILAALTMTAGNIIALVQENIKRMLAYSSIAHAGYVLVAFLAAGELGLTSILYYMLVYTFMNLGAFAVITMLAGTGESRVKVEDYRGVGYEHPMAALAMSLFLFSLAGIPPTGGFMGKFYIFSAAVKQGFIWLAIIGVLNSVVSVYYYLRVTVAMYMKPPERPEDVPTATALSPGLVLAVVISAYGVLTLGLFPATYVAMVKASFLSFL, encoded by the coding sequence ATGGAACAGGTGATGAGCACCATCAGTCTGAGCGCGATTGCTCCGGAGTTGGTTCTGGTCGCTTGCGGGTTGATCGTGTTAATGATTCAAGCTGTCGTTGGAAGAAGATATCCCGATTCGTTTGCGTATGTGTCCCTGCTTGGGGTGGCGGCCGCCCTCGTGTTGGTCTGGAAACAACCCGAACCCTTTGAGGCTCGAAGTGTCGCCTACTTTTTCTGCGATATGTGGGTGGTGGATAATTTTTCCAGGTTTTTTAAGATTATTTTCCTTTTGGGCACCGGTCTGACCGTCCTGATTTCCATCAAATACCTTCACAACGAAGCCATGCAGCATAGTGAATACTATGCTCTGATACTCATGTGTACCGTGGGCATGATGGTCATGGCGAGTGCGGTGGAACTTATCACCATCTTTCTGGGTGTGGAACTCATGTCCCTTTCGCTGTATGCGCTTGCCGGATACACACGCACGCGCATGCTGTCCAATGAGGCGGCCATCAAGTACTTTATTTTAGGATCCTTCGCCTCTGGATTTCTGATTTACGGGATCGCTTTGATTTACGGCACCACCGGCACCTCTTTGGTTCCTGAAGTCGCCAAATACATCACTCAAGCCGGCGGAGCTGCGGCGATACTTGTGATGGGCATGGCGTTGCTGATTATCGGTTTTGGTTTCAAAACGGCTTCGGTGCCGTTTCATATGTGGGCCCCGGACGTGTACGAAGGAGCGCCGGCTCCCGTGACCGGATTCATGTCAGCCGGGCCTAAGGCGGCGGCTTTTGCAGCTTTTGTGCGGATCTTTATGGAGGGTCTTCCGCAACTGGAAACCGACTGGGTCATGGTTATTTGGATTTTAGCGGCTTTAACCATGACGGCCGGTAACATCATCGCCTTGGTGCAGGAAAACATAAAGAGAATGCTGGCCTATTCGAGTATCGCTCATGCCGGCTATGTGCTTGTGGCTTTTCTGGCCGCAGGGGAACTGGGGCTGACGAGCATTCTCTATTACATGCTGGTCTACACCTTCATGAATCTCGGGGCGTTCGCTGTGATTACCATGCTGGCTGGCACAGGAGAATCGCGGGTAAAGGTGGAAGATTATCGTGGTGTGGGCTATGAACATCCCATGGCGGCGTTGGCCATGAGCCTTTTTCTGTTTTCTCTTGCCGGTATTCCGCCCACCGGTGGATTTATGGGAAAATTCTACATATTTTCCGCCGCCGTGAAGCAGGGATTTATCTGGCTGGCCATTATCGGTGTTTTGAACAGTGTGGTGTCCGTCTACTACTATCTCAGGGTGACGGTGGCCATGTATATGAAGCCGCCGGAGCGCCCGGAGGATGTACCGACTGCGACGGCTTTGTCGCCAGGACTCGTGCTGGCTGTCGTGATTTCCGCTTACGGGGTCTTGACGCTGGGCCTGTTTCCCGCAACATATGTGGCGATGGTGAAAGCATCCTTCCTGTCCTTTCTCTAA
- the fdhF gene encoding formate dehydrogenase subunit alpha, whose product MSSVKLTIDGREVAIAAGKTILDAAKAAGITIPTLCHHERLNPIGSCNLCVVEVQGKSTPVQACMTPAEEGMTVITDSDMLRSMRQKAMQRLLVRHPLDCPICDKAGDCRLQDLVFELGVTAEQYEEPKERTEAVYATPLIKYWRDRCVLCQRCAAACREIKGQGAIDFVEVNGSVEMRVTPEKCVSCGECLQVCPTGALTENLSPVKARLFTTKKVATTCTYCGCGCQVELSVLDNRVVAVDGRDDPTINEGSLCVKGRFGYEFISSEERLKKPLIRRGDGFVEVSWNEALDYVAKNFSRIKKEHGPDAIGGFASARCTNEDNYVFQKFIRAVIGTNNVDHCARLUHSSTVAGLAATFGSGAMTNPLKDVLNSGVILLTGTNTTANHPIIANYVHEAVTKRGAKLIVVDPRRIKLVDIATMWLQPPPGTNVAWINGLMHVIVKENLYNKAYVEERTEGFEELKACVEKYPPKVVAKITGLKEKDIIAAARLFATSGPGAILYAMGITQHTTGTDSVKCLAALSMLCGYVGVPGGGVCPLRGQNNVQGACDMGGLPNVYSGYQVVTAEENRQKFEKAWNVPKLSDKVGMTVTEMGLAAGKTIKALYIMGENPVLSDADINHAEKALASLDFLVVQDIFLTETAKLAHVVLPSACFAEKEGTFTNTERKVLRVRKAVEPPGEAKEDWWITAEIAKRMGYPMEYSGPEAIMREINAVTPSYGGITYERLEKGGLVWPCPTQDHPGTPILHVGRFTRGKGVFFAIDYKPPAEPTDAEYPFVLTTGRVHWHYHTGTMTRKGTALNRLYPEPLAEINVQDAKRLKIADGELVRISSRRGSITIKASVSEVTARGVVFVPFHFYEAAANRLTINALDPVSKIPELKVCAVKVEKAA is encoded by the coding sequence ATGAGTTCGGTGAAGCTGACGATTGACGGGCGGGAGGTGGCGATCGCCGCTGGAAAAACGATTCTGGACGCAGCAAAGGCAGCCGGAATCACGATTCCGACCCTATGCCACCACGAGCGATTAAACCCCATTGGATCGTGCAATCTCTGTGTCGTTGAAGTGCAAGGGAAAAGCACGCCCGTGCAGGCGTGTATGACGCCCGCGGAAGAAGGCATGACGGTGATCACGGACTCCGACATGCTTCGAAGCATGCGGCAAAAGGCCATGCAACGGCTTCTGGTTCGGCACCCTTTGGACTGTCCCATCTGCGACAAAGCAGGGGACTGCAGGCTGCAGGATCTGGTTTTCGAATTGGGTGTGACGGCAGAACAGTATGAAGAGCCGAAGGAGCGAACGGAAGCGGTCTATGCCACGCCGCTCATCAAGTACTGGCGCGACCGTTGTGTGCTGTGCCAACGATGCGCGGCCGCCTGCCGTGAAATCAAGGGGCAAGGGGCGATTGATTTTGTCGAGGTGAACGGCTCCGTAGAGATGCGGGTGACCCCCGAAAAGTGCGTCTCGTGCGGTGAATGCCTCCAGGTATGCCCCACCGGGGCTCTGACGGAAAATCTGAGCCCTGTAAAGGCGCGGCTGTTCACCACAAAGAAAGTTGCGACCACATGCACTTACTGCGGCTGCGGGTGCCAGGTGGAACTCAGCGTTTTGGACAACCGTGTGGTCGCCGTAGACGGCAGAGATGATCCGACGATTAATGAAGGAAGCCTGTGCGTCAAGGGACGGTTTGGATACGAATTCATTAGCAGTGAGGAACGGCTGAAAAAACCGTTGATTCGACGGGGGGACGGTTTCGTCGAGGTCAGTTGGAACGAAGCGCTGGACTACGTGGCGAAGAACTTCAGTCGAATCAAGAAGGAACATGGTCCGGACGCCATTGGAGGGTTTGCTTCAGCACGTTGCACCAATGAAGACAATTATGTGTTCCAGAAATTTATCCGCGCGGTGATCGGCACCAACAATGTGGATCACTGCGCCCGTCTCTGACACAGCTCCACGGTGGCAGGTCTTGCCGCCACGTTTGGAAGCGGGGCGATGACGAACCCCCTTAAAGATGTCCTCAATTCAGGGGTCATTCTGCTGACGGGGACCAACACTACGGCAAACCATCCCATCATCGCCAATTACGTGCACGAGGCGGTGACGAAGCGGGGGGCCAAGCTTATTGTGGTCGATCCTCGAAGGATCAAGCTGGTCGATATCGCCACTATGTGGTTGCAGCCGCCTCCCGGAACGAATGTGGCGTGGATCAACGGCTTGATGCACGTCATCGTCAAAGAAAACCTCTACAATAAGGCTTACGTGGAAGAACGCACGGAGGGGTTTGAAGAACTCAAGGCTTGCGTGGAGAAATACCCACCGAAGGTTGTCGCCAAGATCACCGGATTGAAAGAAAAGGACATTATCGCTGCGGCTCGGCTATTTGCCACTTCCGGTCCAGGCGCGATTTTGTACGCCATGGGAATCACGCAACACACCACTGGAACGGATAGCGTGAAATGCCTTGCCGCTCTTTCTATGCTGTGCGGCTACGTGGGGGTTCCTGGTGGAGGCGTCTGCCCGTTGCGTGGGCAAAACAACGTGCAGGGCGCCTGCGACATGGGTGGGCTGCCCAATGTGTATTCCGGGTATCAGGTGGTGACGGCCGAAGAAAATCGGCAGAAGTTTGAAAAAGCGTGGAATGTGCCGAAGCTGTCCGACAAGGTGGGCATGACCGTCACGGAAATGGGTCTGGCGGCAGGAAAGACCATCAAGGCGCTTTATATCATGGGGGAAAACCCCGTGCTCAGCGACGCGGACATCAACCATGCCGAAAAAGCCTTGGCTTCACTGGATTTTCTGGTCGTCCAAGACATCTTTTTAACGGAGACGGCCAAACTGGCGCATGTGGTGCTTCCCAGCGCCTGCTTTGCTGAGAAAGAAGGAACATTTACCAATACGGAACGAAAAGTGCTCAGGGTCCGCAAAGCGGTGGAACCTCCTGGAGAAGCTAAAGAAGATTGGTGGATTACGGCGGAAATCGCGAAGCGCATGGGATACCCCATGGAATACAGCGGCCCGGAAGCCATTATGAGAGAAATCAACGCCGTAACGCCCAGCTATGGCGGCATCACCTACGAGCGGCTGGAAAAAGGCGGGCTGGTATGGCCGTGCCCGACGCAGGATCATCCGGGAACACCCATATTGCATGTGGGTCGATTCACGCGAGGCAAGGGCGTGTTTTTTGCCATCGATTACAAGCCACCGGCGGAACCGACCGATGCCGAATATCCTTTTGTGCTTACGACGGGTCGAGTCCATTGGCATTACCACACGGGAACGATGACACGGAAAGGCACCGCTTTGAACCGGCTGTATCCGGAACCTCTGGCGGAAATCAATGTCCAGGACGCCAAGAGATTGAAGATTGCCGACGGAGAGCTCGTGCGCATCTCCTCTCGGCGAGGCAGTATCACCATCAAGGCCTCGGTTTCGGAGGTCACGGCTCGAGGAGTGGTTTTCGTTCCCTTCCATTTCTACGAGGCGGCGGCCAACAGACTGACCATCAACGCGTTGGATCCTGTATCGAAAATCCCTGAACTGAAGGTGTGTGCGGTAAAGGTGGAAAAAGCCGCCTGA
- a CDS encoding pyrimidine dimer DNA glycosylase/endonuclease V produces the protein MNIFVLDLDPRKCARYHCDQHVVKMILESVQIICTAFVKKGFETPYKPTHTKHPCVLWAEESFDNVRWLMRLTRALNAEYKYRFQKTQDHASIHVLQQVKSLRFESLGLTPFAQAMPDKYKVPEDPVAAYRRFYVGEKLKFATWTRRRKPPWLKDFISEYWETAKAVTS, from the coding sequence ATGAACATTTTTGTACTCGACTTGGATCCGAGAAAGTGTGCTCGCTATCATTGCGATCAGCACGTGGTCAAGATGATCCTGGAAAGTGTCCAGATCATTTGCACGGCGTTTGTGAAGAAAGGATTTGAAACCCCCTACAAGCCGACACACACTAAGCACCCTTGTGTGCTTTGGGCCGAGGAGTCTTTTGACAACGTGCGATGGCTTATGCGTCTGACACGGGCGTTGAATGCCGAATACAAATACAGATTCCAAAAAACGCAGGATCATGCCTCGATACATGTGTTGCAACAGGTGAAGTCTCTGCGATTTGAATCCCTTGGGTTGACGCCGTTTGCTCAAGCGATGCCGGATAAGTATAAAGTACCTGAAGATCCCGTAGCGGCTTATCGCCGGTTTTATGTGGGAGAAAAACTAAAGTTTGCCACGTGGACACGGCGCCGTAAGCCACCGTGGCTGAAGGACTTTATAAGCGAGTATTGGGAGACGGCAAAGGCCGTGACAAGCTAA